From Orcinus orca chromosome 3, mOrcOrc1.1, whole genome shotgun sequence, a single genomic window includes:
- the TMEM267 gene encoding transmembrane protein 267 — protein sequence MASETEKTHALLQSCSTESLISSLGLGIFCLVADRLLQFSIIQRNDWLRVLSDNSVHCVIGMWSWAIVIGIKKKTDIGEIVLAGFLASVIDIDHFFLAGSLSLKAAITLPRRPFLHCSTVIPAVVLTLKFTMHLFKLKDSWCCLPWMLFISWTSHHVRDAIRHGLWICPFGETSPLPFWLYVIITSSLPHICSFVMYFTGTSQVMSSKHGNYIDV from the exons ATGGCATCTGAGACTGAGAAGACCCATGCTTTACTCCAGTCTTGTAGCACTGAATCTCTTATTTCCAGCCTTGGTCTGGGCATTTTCTGCCTAGTAGCTGACAGACTTCTTCAGTTTTCCATAATTCAACGAAATGACTGGCTTCGTGTACTCTCAGATAATTCAGTACATTGCGTGATTGGCATGTGGTCATGGGCAATAGTCATTGGAATCAAGAAGAAGACTGACATTGGAGAAATCGTCTTAGCTGGATTTTTAGCCTCTGTTATTGATATAGACCACTTTTTTCTAGCTGGATCCCTATCTTTAAAG GCTGCTATTACTCTTCCACGAAGACCTTTCCTTCACTGTTCTACTGTGATACCCGCTGTGGTTCTGACCCTGAAGTTTACGATGCACCTTTTCAAGCTCAAAGATTCATGGTGCTGTCTTCCCTGGATGTTATTTATATCCTGGACCTCACACCATGTTCGAGATGCAATTCGCCATGGCTTGTGGATATGCCCATTTGGAGAAACTTCTCCTTTGCCATTTTGGCTTTATGTAATAATCACATCATCTTTACCTCACATCTGTTCATTTGTTATGTATTTCACAGGGACGAGCCAAGTGATGTCTTCAAAACATGGAAATTATATTGATGTCTGA